A stretch of Arcobacter sp. LA11 DNA encodes these proteins:
- a CDS encoding RNA pseudouridine synthase: MGYDKAYKVLAKQEGISNSKAKELIDKGLVRAAGKKVMIARGEIDEDTVFSVKEIASIKMIFQDDNILAVDKPAFLTSDEVARKFPDYMMLNRLDKETSGVMLFAKNEEFQKKAIGEFKANRVYKEYVAIVDGKVIEEIEIDKPILTAKNRGIAKSKIDAKKGKPAKSTVYPMLVEGKHSKIKIVIDTGRTHQIRVHLNSVGLPIIGDAIYGKPAANINRVLLHSKKTQIFDYTFEAKEPREFRVYEFN, encoded by the coding sequence ATGGGTTACGATAAAGCATATAAAGTATTAGCAAAGCAAGAGGGTATCTCAAACTCAAAAGCAAAAGAATTGATTGATAAAGGACTTGTAAGAGCTGCAGGTAAGAAAGTAATGATTGCACGTGGAGAAATTGATGAAGATACAGTTTTTTCTGTAAAAGAGATTGCTAGTATTAAAATGATATTTCAAGATGATAATATTCTTGCTGTTGATAAACCTGCTTTTTTAACAAGTGATGAAGTTGCAAGAAAATTTCCAGACTATATGATGCTAAATAGATTAGATAAAGAGACTAGTGGAGTAATGCTTTTTGCTAAAAATGAAGAGTTTCAGAAAAAAGCAATTGGTGAATTTAAAGCTAATAGAGTTTATAAAGAGTATGTTGCTATTGTAGATGGAAAAGTTATTGAAGAGATTGAAATTGATAAGCCAATATTAACTGCAAAGAATAGAGGAATTGCTAAATCAAAAATTGATGCAAAAAAAGGAAAACCTGCAAAATCTACAGTTTATCCTATGCTAGTTGAGGGAAAGCATTCAAAAATTAAAATTGTTATTGATACTGGGCGAACTCATCAAATTAGAGTTCATTTAAACTCTGTAGGACTTCCTATTATTGGTGATGCAATTTATGGAAAACCAGCAGCTAATATAAATAGAGTATTATTACATTCTAAAAAAACTCAAATATTTGATTATACTTTTGAAGCTAAAGAGCCTAGAGAGTTTAGAGTGTATGAATTTAATTAA
- the ffh gene encoding signal recognition particle protein, with amino-acid sequence MFDSLTGSIRNAVNKIRHKDDVASLKKAITELKKSLLKSDVHHKTTKDLVAAVELETKNNGIGQDSFLRALQIELTKILTTEGNQGFVFSSTPPTTILMTGLQGSGKTTTTGKLANYLKIRKKKVLVAAADLQRLAAVEQLKQIAEQIEVDIYYDDNEKDPVKIAKAAQEKAKKELYDVLLIDTAGRLAIDDELMAQLDDVKKSVNPDEIFYVADSLTGHDATRTATSFKEKIGIDGVILSKYDGDTKGGVAISIAHQVGVPLRFIGIGEKMPDLEVFIPDRIVSRLMGAGDIEGLAEKTSAIIDEKKAKEVTKKIKKGEFNFNDFLDQLSMMSKLGSMKSIIGMIPGLSQMAGPIKDMDFENSDEIKRIKALIGSMTPKERETPSLMNPSRKKRIAKGSGLSEMQINKILKQFKNASKMAKKLSSKGGMKGLQNMMQQMQGPGGPAGLPK; translated from the coding sequence TTGTTTGATTCATTAACCGGTTCGATAAGAAATGCAGTAAATAAAATAAGGCATAAAGATGATGTTGCCTCATTAAAAAAAGCAATTACTGAACTAAAAAAATCACTTTTAAAATCTGATGTTCATCATAAAACAACAAAAGACTTAGTTGCAGCTGTTGAGCTTGAAACTAAAAATAATGGTATTGGACAAGATTCATTTTTAAGAGCATTACAAATTGAATTAACTAAAATATTAACTACTGAGGGAAATCAAGGTTTTGTTTTCTCTTCAACTCCTCCAACAACGATTCTTATGACTGGACTTCAAGGTTCAGGTAAAACAACTACAACTGGTAAATTAGCTAATTATTTAAAAATTAGAAAGAAAAAAGTTTTAGTTGCAGCTGCGGATTTACAGAGACTTGCAGCAGTTGAACAATTAAAACAAATTGCAGAACAAATTGAAGTTGATATTTATTATGATGATAATGAAAAAGATCCTGTAAAAATAGCCAAAGCAGCACAAGAAAAAGCAAAAAAAGAGCTTTATGATGTTCTTTTAATTGATACAGCTGGTCGACTTGCAATTGATGATGAACTTATGGCTCAACTTGATGATGTTAAAAAATCTGTTAATCCTGATGAAATTTTTTATGTAGCAGATTCTTTAACAGGGCATGATGCAACTAGAACTGCTACTTCGTTTAAAGAAAAGATTGGTATTGATGGTGTAATTTTATCTAAGTATGATGGTGATACTAAAGGTGGAGTGGCTATTTCAATTGCTCACCAAGTTGGTGTTCCTTTAAGATTTATTGGTATTGGTGAAAAAATGCCAGATCTTGAAGTATTTATTCCAGATAGAATAGTTTCTAGGCTTATGGGTGCTGGAGATATTGAAGGTCTTGCTGAAAAAACATCTGCTATTATTGATGAAAAGAAAGCAAAGGAAGTTACTAAAAAGATTAAAAAAGGTGAGTTTAACTTTAATGACTTTTTAGATCAACTTTCTATGATGAGTAAATTAGGTTCTATGAAATCTATTATTGGAATGATTCCTGGTCTTTCACAAATGGCTGGACCAATAAAAGATATGGATTTTGAAAATTCTGATGAGATTAAAAGAATTAAAGCATTAATTGGTTCTATGACTCCTAAAGAGAGAGAAACTCCAAGCTTAATGAACCCAAGTAGAAAGAAAAGAATTGCAAAAGGTTCAGGACTTTCTGAAATGCAAATCAATAAGATTTTAAAGCAATTTAAAAATGCATCTAAGATGGCTAAGAAGTTATCAAGTAAAGGTGGTATGAAAGGTTTGCAAAATATGATGCAACAAATGCAAGGTCCAGGTGGACCAGCAGGATTACCTAAATAA
- the rpsP gene encoding 30S ribosomal protein S16: MTVIRLTRMGRNKKPFYRIVVTDSRKRRDSGWIESIGYFNPVAEPKVLKIDEERYNYWLSVGAKPSEKVKKLAAQK, translated from the coding sequence ATGACAGTAATTAGATTAACTAGAATGGGTAGAAACAAAAAACCATTTTACAGAATCGTTGTAACAGACTCAAGAAAAAGAAGAGATTCAGGATGGATTGAATCAATTGGATACTTTAACCCAGTAGCGGAGCCAAAAGTATTAAAAATTGATGAAGAAAGATATAACTATTGGTTAAGCGTTGGTGCTAAACCATCTGAAAAAGTTAAAAAATTAGCAGCTCAAAAGTAA
- a CDS encoding KH domain-containing protein: MITNFIESYAKLIVSKPEEVTISTNSIDETFTEITIKANSADIGKLIGKNGNMINALKTMANGCKAKDGVSYKIQVLAN, translated from the coding sequence ATGATTACAAATTTTATAGAAAGTTATGCAAAATTAATTGTAAGTAAACCAGAAGAGGTAACTATTTCAACAAATAGTATTGATGAAACTTTTACTGAAATAACAATAAAAGCAAATAGTGCAGATATTGGAAAACTTATTGGTAAAAATGGAAATATGATTAATGCTTTAAAAACTATGGCAAATGGTTGCAAAGCAAAAGATGGTGTATCTTATAAAATACAAGTTTTAGCAAACTAA
- the rimM gene encoding ribosome maturation factor RimM (Essential for efficient processing of 16S rRNA), with amino-acid sequence MKNKIYVAKLGKAVGLKGHLRLIIDSDFPNQFKKNAIFTTNKKLELKVQEYNMSRELIKFENYDDVDIAKKLTNQELYVSQEDTKENCKLEKDQFFWFDLIDCKIVENGKTLGIVKDIHRYPLDDYFEIITDEALIKEGLPKIFLVPYVTQTYIKNVDIENKTIETKNCFDILENS; translated from the coding sequence ATGAAAAATAAAATTTATGTTGCAAAATTAGGAAAAGCAGTTGGTCTAAAAGGTCATTTAAGACTTATTATAGACTCTGATTTTCCTAATCAATTTAAAAAAAATGCAATATTTACTACAAATAAAAAACTTGAACTAAAAGTTCAAGAATACAACATGTCAAGAGAACTTATAAAGTTTGAAAACTATGATGATGTTGATATCGCAAAAAAACTAACAAATCAAGAATTATATGTTTCCCAAGAAGATACAAAAGAAAATTGTAAATTAGAGAAAGACCAGTTTTTTTGGTTTGATTTAATAGATTGTAAAATTGTAGAAAATGGTAAAACATTAGGTATAGTAAAAGATATTCATAGATACCCTTTAGATGATTATTTCGAAATTATTACTGATGAGGCTTTGATAAAAGAAGGCTTGCCTAAAATTTTTTTAGTACCTTATGTTACACAGACATATATTAAAAATGTTGATATAGAAAATAAAACTATAGAAACAAAAAATTGTTTTGATATTTTAGAAAACTCATAA
- the flgG gene encoding flagellar basal-body rod protein FlgG translates to MIRGLYTAATGMNSMQHQIDVTSNNIANVNTMGFKQDRAEFQDLMYETLNYTAGQTSETTTNPTGIDVGLGVRVSGIQKNFLQGDLKLTSNTLDLAIEGNGFFQITTPDGETAYTRNGAFKLDSEGNIVNGNGYALNPQITVPDNLINLTIASDGTVTAEDPTTGDVTNLGQITIADFINPAGLSPQGESLFMVSEASGDPITGNPTEDQFGSMRQGMIELSNVKLVNEMVDLITAQRAYEANSKAITTTDSMLDTVNRLKR, encoded by the coding sequence ATGATAAGAGGTCTTTATACAGCTGCAACAGGAATGAACTCTATGCAACATCAAATTGATGTAACATCTAATAACATTGCAAACGTAAATACAATGGGGTTTAAACAAGATAGAGCAGAATTTCAAGATTTAATGTATGAAACATTAAACTACACAGCAGGACAGACTTCTGAGACTACTACAAATCCTACTGGAATAGACGTAGGGCTAGGAGTAAGGGTATCTGGTATCCAAAAAAACTTCTTACAAGGGGACTTAAAACTAACAAGTAATACCCTTGATTTAGCCATTGAAGGAAATGGATTCTTTCAAATTACAACTCCGGATGGGGAAACTGCCTATACAAGAAATGGTGCCTTTAAATTAGATTCAGAAGGAAATATTGTAAATGGTAATGGATATGCACTAAACCCACAAATTACAGTTCCAGATAATTTAATTAATTTAACTATAGCAAGTGATGGTACAGTTACAGCAGAAGACCCAACAACTGGAGATGTAACAAACTTGGGTCAAATTACAATTGCTGACTTTATTAATCCTGCTGGACTTAGTCCTCAAGGAGAATCACTATTCATGGTAAGTGAAGCTTCTGGTGACCCAATTACGGGTAACCCAACAGAAGACCAGTTTGGAAGTATGAGACAAGGAATGATAGAACTTTCAAATGTAAAACTTGTAAATGAAATGGTTGATTTAATTACTGCACAACGTGCATATGAAGCTAATTCTAAAGCAATTACAACAACTGATAGTATGTTAGATACTGTTAACAGATTAAAAAGATAG
- a CDS encoding response regulator, with translation MRILIVDDSSTMRRIIGNVVMQLGYAKEDFDEAEDGVKAWKLLSESQYDIILTDWNMPNMNGLDLVKKTRAEGNHQKVPIIMITTEGGKGEVITALKAGVNNYIVKPFNAQVLKEKLDGVLK, from the coding sequence ATGAGAATATTAATAGTTGATGATAGCTCGACTATGAGAAGAATTATCGGGAATGTTGTTATGCAATTAGGTTACGCAAAAGAGGATTTTGACGAAGCTGAAGATGGCGTAAAAGCATGGAAATTGTTAAGCGAGTCTCAATATGATATCATTTTAACAGATTGGAATATGCCAAATATGAATGGTCTTGATCTAGTGAAGAAAACTAGAGCTGAGGGTAACCATCAAAAGGTTCCTATAATTATGATTACTACTGAAGGTGGTAAAGGTGAGGTTATTACAGCATTAAAAGCTGGTGTAAATAACTATATTGTTAAGCCATTTAATGCACAAGTTTTAAAAGAGAAACTTGATGGAGTTTTAAAATAA
- a CDS encoding flagellar hook-basal body protein translates to MNQGTYPLAASMINQINRLDMISNNLANTNTNGFKQEGTTEGSFNYYLQRAQQEGFTPSKINEVTNTIPKMDSKFINSEQGPIMPTGNTLDFALSNSDTFFKIQDKSGEVVYTRDGAFKIQDGLLVDSNGQFVLNNDNQPIATEEEFVNLISVVRIDYKDLEKYKDNNFKAKDSATIENIELNDSEIMQGAIERSNVNSVSTMVALIDAHRRFDQAQKAVTTIDEMNGKLIDKIGNNTRS, encoded by the coding sequence ATGAATCAAGGAACATACCCCTTAGCTGCCTCAATGATTAATCAAATCAATAGACTTGATATGATTTCAAATAATTTAGCTAATACAAATACTAATGGCTTTAAACAAGAGGGTACTACTGAAGGTTCATTTAATTACTATTTACAAAGAGCCCAGCAAGAAGGTTTTACACCTTCAAAAATAAATGAAGTAACTAATACTATTCCAAAGATGGATTCTAAGTTTATTAATAGTGAACAAGGTCCAATTATGCCAACAGGTAATACTTTGGATTTTGCTTTAAGTAATTCTGATACATTTTTTAAAATACAAGATAAAAGTGGAGAAGTGGTTTATACAAGAGATGGAGCATTTAAAATACAAGATGGACTTCTCGTTGATTCTAATGGACAATTTGTTTTAAATAATGATAACCAACCAATAGCAACAGAAGAAGAATTTGTAAATTTAATATCTGTTGTGAGAATAGATTATAAAGATTTAGAAAAATATAAAGATAACAACTTTAAAGCTAAAGATTCTGCTACAATAGAAAATATTGAGTTAAATGATAGTGAAATAATGCAAGGAGCAATTGAACGTTCAAATGTGAATTCTGTTTCTACTATGGTAGCATTAATAGATGCTCACAGAAGATTTGATCAGGCTCAAAAGGCAGTTACTACAATAGATGAGATGAATGGTAAATTAATTGATAAAATTGGGAATAATACTAGATCATGA
- the flgB gene encoding flagellar basal body rod protein FlgB, which produces MKPSSVTDLLFNQLSFRSDRQKIISSNISNINTPGYKTKDLVFESELKKVDNDKDLKMFATNSKHITSTMDLPKMNQANLVELKGLQEQNDGNNVNLDTQMSEMSKNKVIFDALQSSIKKDSRLMRSVVESSQKN; this is translated from the coding sequence ATGAAGCCAAGTAGCGTAACAGATTTACTTTTTAATCAATTAAGTTTTAGAAGTGATAGACAGAAAATCATTTCTAGTAATATTTCAAATATAAATACACCAGGTTATAAAACAAAAGATTTAGTATTTGAGTCAGAATTGAAAAAAGTTGATAATGATAAAGACTTAAAAATGTTTGCAACTAATTCAAAGCATATTACAAGTACTATGGATCTTCCAAAAATGAATCAAGCAAATTTAGTTGAATTAAAAGGCTTACAAGAACAAAATGATGGGAATAATGTAAATTTAGATACTCAGATGAGTGAAATGTCAAAAAATAAAGTTATATTTGATGCATTGCAATCATCAATCAAAAAAGATTCAAGATTAATGCGTTCTGTAGTTGAATCATCACAAAAAAATTAA
- the fliF gene encoding flagellar basal-body MS-ring/collar protein FliF yields MDQLVKFINNLNAAQRAVIIGGFSLLFVLLVGLLVYSNIKAQDKKLNYTIASNLTKNQVMLASSELEASGIEFSVIGNGNNLTLKTSKDFINIAKIKLVTSEAATSKHVGWEIFEKSSLGTTNFENKVKYLRALEGELSRSLESLSGVLRASVKIAIPKDTIFTERKADPTASAVISLKPGVFLTQQQIDGIKNFIASAVSELKDENIQLIDQDGALLQMSPDDMDNQKSLAQNKYKQKLEEDYEKKIVALLEPFVGIQRVVARVNLELDFKKRHIQEEIYEPEGTIRSQQTTENTSSSTGSNSGTGGTAGIDNNIEEPDGANGNNGSQSSNESAKNITNYEISKKVIDEKSNNYSQVKRVSAAVTFDSSILKDIQNKDEFLASMESIVQDTIGYDQKRGDKITVRDFKFIGLKPLATLEAKTDENGNPVSTNSMEEVGSVDTLSMVRSILRDFSEYFQYLIAAILLFVFYKKFIVNHEVVVLGDKTSGGKKIDAQGNPIDEDFMNEFMSDYENEFDATTAQGRLKAKVKSQIMNNIEGLDEENAAKYEVLIEAIDKEISENPEEVARMIELLLTEGSGKFK; encoded by the coding sequence ATGGATCAACTCGTTAAGTTTATAAACAATCTAAATGCTGCACAAAGAGCTGTAATTATTGGAGGATTTTCTCTTTTATTTGTATTATTAGTTGGATTGTTAGTATACTCAAATATTAAAGCACAAGATAAAAAATTAAATTATACTATTGCTTCAAATTTAACTAAAAACCAAGTTATGTTAGCAAGTAGTGAACTTGAAGCTTCTGGAATAGAATTTTCAGTAATTGGAAACGGTAATAACTTAACATTAAAAACTTCAAAAGATTTTATTAATATTGCAAAAATAAAACTTGTTACAAGTGAAGCTGCTACAAGTAAACATGTGGGTTGGGAAATTTTTGAAAAATCTTCATTAGGTACTACAAATTTTGAAAATAAAGTTAAATATTTAAGAGCTTTAGAAGGGGAGCTATCTCGTTCTTTAGAGTCTCTTTCTGGAGTTTTAAGAGCAAGTGTAAAAATTGCAATTCCAAAAGATACAATATTCACTGAAAGAAAAGCAGACCCTACTGCATCAGCAGTAATTTCTTTGAAACCTGGAGTTTTTTTAACACAACAACAAATTGATGGTATAAAAAACTTTATAGCTTCAGCTGTTTCAGAACTAAAAGATGAAAATATACAATTAATCGATCAAGATGGTGCTTTATTACAAATGTCACCTGATGATATGGATAATCAAAAGTCATTAGCTCAAAATAAATATAAACAAAAATTAGAAGAAGATTATGAGAAAAAAATTGTAGCTTTATTGGAACCTTTTGTAGGAATACAAAGAGTTGTTGCTAGAGTTAATTTAGAACTTGATTTTAAAAAGAGACATATACAAGAAGAAATATATGAACCTGAAGGGACAATAAGAAGTCAGCAAACTACAGAAAATACTTCAAGTTCTACAGGATCAAATTCTGGTACGGGTGGAACAGCAGGTATTGATAATAATATTGAAGAGCCTGATGGTGCAAATGGAAATAACGGATCACAATCAAGTAATGAGAGTGCAAAAAATATAACAAATTATGAAATCTCTAAAAAAGTTATAGATGAAAAGAGTAACAACTATTCACAAGTAAAGAGAGTTTCTGCTGCTGTGACATTTGATTCTTCAATTTTAAAAGATATACAAAATAAAGATGAATTTTTAGCTTCTATGGAATCTATTGTTCAAGATACAATTGGATATGACCAAAAACGTGGAGATAAAATTACAGTAAGAGATTTTAAATTTATTGGACTAAAACCACTTGCAACACTTGAAGCAAAAACAGATGAAAATGGTAATCCTGTATCTACTAATAGTATGGAAGAAGTAGGAAGTGTAGATACTCTTTCTATGGTAAGATCAATTTTAAGAGATTTTAGTGAGTATTTTCAATATTTAATTGCTGCTATTTTATTATTTGTTTTTTATAAAAAGTTTATTGTTAACCATGAAGTAGTTGTTCTTGGAGATAAAACAAGTGGTGGCAAAAAGATTGATGCACAAGGTAATCCTATTGATGAGGATTTCATGAATGAATTTATGTCAGATTATGAAAATGAATTCGATGCAACTACAGCACAAGGAAGATTAAAAGCAAAAGTAAAAAGCCAAATTATGAATAATATTGAAGGCTTAGATGAAGAAAATGCTGCAAAATATGAAGTTTTAATTGAAGCAATAGATAAAGAAATAAGCGAAAACCCTGAAGAAGTAGCTAGAATGATAGAGTTACTTTTAACAGAGGGTAGTGGAAAGTTTAAGTAA